The Penaeus vannamei isolate JL-2024 chromosome 13, ASM4276789v1, whole genome shotgun sequence genome window below encodes:
- the LOC138863791 gene encoding cuticle protein CP14.6-like isoform X1, translating into MKFVIFAVVVAVACADRLYEAPAARAASDEIAILRDDRVIEDDGRYNFDAETANGIVFSESGSPVGDEGAINSAGSFSYTAPDGTEVHLQYVADENGFQPQGAHLPVAPEFPHPIPQFVLDQIAFAAEEDARNARGEVSRSYGAPNK; encoded by the exons ATGAAGTTTGTAA TATTTGCTGTCGTGGTCGCCGTGGCCTGTGCCGACCGGCTGTACGAGGCCCCAGCGGCTCGTGCTGCCTCCGACGAGATCGCCATCCTGAGGGACGACCGCGTGATCGAGGACGACGGAAGGTACAACTTCGACGCGGAGACTGCCAACGGCATCGTCTTTTCCGAGTCTGGCTCTCCTGTAGGAGACGAGGGAGCCATCAACAGCGCCGGATCCTTCTC GTACACCGCTCCTGACGGCACTGAAGTCCACCTTCAGTACGtagctgacgagaacggcttccagccccagggcgcccacctgcccgtggctcccgagttcccccacccgatccctcagttcgtcctcgaccagatcgccttcgccgccgaggaggacgcccgCAACGCCCGTGGAGAAGTCTCCCGCTCCTATGGTGCTCCCAACAAATAA
- the LOC138863791 gene encoding cuticle protein CP14.6-like isoform X2 translates to MKFVVFAVVVAVACADRLYEAPAARAASDEIAILRDDRVIEDDGRYNFDAETANGIVFSESGSPVGDEGAINSAGSFSYTAPDGTEVHLQYVADENGFQPQGAHLPVAPEFPHPIPQFVLDQIAFAAEEDARNARGEVSRSYGAPNK, encoded by the exons ATGAAGTTT GTAGTATTTGCTGTCGTGGTCGCCGTGGCCTGTGCCGACCGGCTGTACGAGGCCCCAGCGGCTCGTGCTGCCTCCGACGAGATCGCCATCCTGAGGGACGACCGCGTGATCGAGGACGACGGAAGGTACAACTTCGACGCGGAGACTGCCAACGGCATCGTCTTTTCCGAGTCTGGCTCTCCTGTAGGAGACGAGGGAGCCATCAACAGCGCCGGATCCTTCTC GTACACCGCTCCTGACGGCACTGAAGTCCACCTTCAGTACGtagctgacgagaacggcttccagccccagggcgcccacctgcccgtggctcccgagttcccccacccgatccctcagttcgtcctcgaccagatcgccttcgccgccgaggaggacgcccgCAACGCCCGTGGAGAAGTCTCCCGCTCCTATGGTGCTCCCAACAAATAA